The Catharus ustulatus isolate bCatUst1 chromosome 15, bCatUst1.pri.v2, whole genome shotgun sequence genome has a window encoding:
- the PDGFRB gene encoding platelet-derived growth factor receptor beta isoform X1, which yields MLCPTLKTCLWILILPGLLEVTFGDSRLHIEPRDTELVLSLHSTFSLLCYGDRELVWEREGQPLAASLEHRDGVFVSNLTLRNVTGHHTGEYACTYSPERAPEPAERRALYIYVPDPSLVFLPVTSEEFFIFITGYTEAVIPCRVTNPQMQVTLYEKKVENPIPATYDPQQGFKGFFEDKTYFCRTFVDDQEVDSDTFYVYRIQVSSVNVSISAVQTMVRQGENVTVMCTVSGNELVNFNWDYPRKQAGKTVEPVTDFLPGSTHEIRSILIIQNAELEDSGTYVCNVSEGYHEKTDRKDITVQVIERGFVRFHTHLPSTMYAEVHKSHIIQVEVEAYPQPSIEWLKNNKTLTMKSSSMSITSRNLSETWYQTALVLVRVKQEEGGFYTIRASNEDDEQELSFHLQINVPAKVVDLKENSSASSGEQTVTCSAEGMPQPEISWSTCSDIKWCSTKGQPTRLLGNESAEIGVQTNASYHAERQLYRVNSTLQLHRVHEPLLLRCTVHNFLGTSSQDITLVPHALPFKVVIISVILALLVLTVISLIILIVLWQKKPRYEIRWKVIESVSSDGHEYIYVDPMQLPYDSTWEVPRDKLVLGRTLGSGAFGRVVEATAHGLSHSRSTMKVAVKMLKSTARSSEKQALMSELKIMSHLGPHLNIVNLLGACTKGGPIYIITEYCRYGDLVDYLHRNKHTFLQSCGDKARREAELYGNTPKEDLVHSHLSVSVESDGGYMDMSKDDSLDYVPMSDMKGEVKYADIESSNYGTPYELDSYSPSAPERTDRVTLINESPLLSYMDLVGFSFQVANGMEFLASKNCVHRDLAARNVLICEGKLVKICDFGLARDIMRDSNYISKGSTFLPLKWMAPESIFNNLYTTLSDVWSFGILLWEIFTLGGTPYPELPMNEQFYNAIKRGYRMSKPTHASDEIYNIMQKCWEEKFEIRPSFSQLVVLMGNLLVDCYRKRYQQVDEEFMKSDHPAVVRTRPTIPVLNNARLAAGSPSSSTLYTAVHQNGGENDYIIPLPDPKPEASCDLPQEASISRASSMLNEANTSSTISCDSPLGLQQDEEQESDPQPGCQEPTTGHQEVEESFL from the exons GTCTGCTGGAGGTAAcgtttggggacagcaggctGCACATCGAACCCAGGGACACCGAGCTTGTCCTCAGCCTCCACAGCACCTTCTCCCTCCTGTGCTACGGGGACAGAGAGCTGGTGTGGGAACGGGAGGGGCAGCCCCTCGCAGCCTcgctggagcacagggatggtgtTTTTGTCAGCAATCTCACCCTCAGGAACGTGACAGGCCATCACACTGGGGAGTACGCGTGCACCTACAGCCCCGAGCGGGCTCCAGAGCCAGCGGAGAGGAGAGCCCTCTACATCTACGTTCCAG ATCCCTCTCTGGTTTTCCTCCCTGTCACCTCTGAAGagttcttcatcttcatcacgGGCTACACAGAGGCTGTCATCCCATGCCGTGTGACCAACCCACAGATGCAGGTCACCCTCTATGAGAAGAAGGTGGAGAACCCCATCCCAGCTACCTATGATCCACAACAGGGATTTAAAGGCTTCTTTGAGGATAAAACCTATTTCTGCCGGACATTTGTGGATGACCAGGAGGTGGATTCAGACACTTTCTACGTCTACAGGATTCAGG TGTCATCCGTGAACGTCTCCATCAGCGCGGTGCAGACCATGGTGCGCCAGGGTGAAAACGTCACCGTGATGTGCACCGTGAGCGGCAACGAGCTGGTCAACTTCAACTGGGATTATCCCCGCAAGCAA GCAGGGAAGACTGTGGAGCCAGTGACTGACTTCCTGCCTGGATCCACTCATGAGATCCGCTCCATCCTCATCATCCAgaatgcagagctggaggacAGTGGGACCTATGTCTGCAATGTCTCTGAGGGCTACCATGAGAAAACAGACCGGAAAGACATCACTGTCCAAGTGATCG AGCGTGGCTTTGTGCGCTTCCACACCCACCTGCCCAGCACGATGTACGCTGAGGTCCACAAGAGCCACATTATCCAGGTGGAAGTGGAGGCTTATCCCCAACCCAGCATTGAGTGGCTGAAGAACAACAAGACATTGACcatgaagagcagcagcatgaGTATCACCAGCAGGAACCTGTCAGAAACCTG GTACCAGACAGCTCTGGTGCTGGTGCGGGTGAAACAGGAAGAAGGAGGATTTTACACCATTCGGGCTTCCAATGAGGATGATGAGCAGGAGCTCTCCTTTCATCTGCAGATAAATG TGCCAGCTAAAGTGGTGGATCTCAAGGAgaacagcagtgccagcagtggggagcagaCTGTAACATGCTCTGCTGAAGGCATGCCCCAGCCAGAGATCAGCTGGTCTACTTGCAGCGACATCAAATG GTGCAGCACCAAGGGCCAGCCCACCCGGCTGCTGGGGAACGAGTCGGCCGAGATCGGCGTGCAGACCAACGCCTCGTACCACGCCGAGCGGCAGCTCTACCGCGTCAACAgcaccctgcagctgcacagggtgCACGAGCCCCTGCTCCTCAGGTGCACCGTGCACAACTTCCTGGGCACCAGCTCCCAGGACATCACTCTGGTCCCACACG CCTTGCCATTCAAGGTGGTCATCATTTCTGtcatcctggccctgctggtccTCACTGTGATCTCCCTGATCATCCTGATCGTGCTGTGGCAGAAG AAACCTCGTTATGAAATCCGCTGGAAGGTGATTGAGTCCGTCAGCTCTGATGGGCACGAGTACATCTACGTGGATCCCATGCAGCTCCCTTATGACTCCACCTGGGAGGTGCCCAGGGACAAGCTGGTGTTAG GACGCACTCTTGGCTCTGGTGCCTTTGGTCGTGTGGTGGAGGCAACAGCCCATGGCCTGAGCCACTCACGGTCCACCATGAAAGTGGCAGTCAAAATGCTCAAGT CCACAGCCCGCAGCAGTGAGAAGCAAGCCCTCATGTCCGAGCTGAAGATCATGAGCCACCTGGGACCTCACCTCAACATTGTCAACTTGCTGGGGGCCTGCACCAAAGGAG GACCCATCTACATCATCACCGAGTACTGCCGCTACGGGGACCTGGTGGATTACCTGCACCGCAACAAGCACACCTTCCTGCAGTCCTGCGGGGACAAGGCACGGCGGGAGGCGGAGCTCTACGGGAACACGCCCAAGGAGGACCTTGTGCACAG CCACCTCTCCGTGTCTGTCGAGAGTGATGGGGgctacatggacatgagcaAGGACGACTCCCTGGACTATGTGCCCATGTCTGACATGAAGGGTGAAGTCAAGTACGCTGACATCGAGTCCTCTAACTATGGCACCCCCTATGAGCTGGACAGCTACTCCCCCTCAG CTCCTGAAAGGACAGACCGGGTGACACTGATAAATGAGTCTCCACTCCTCAGCTACATGGACTTGGTGGGCTTCAGCTTCCAGGTGGCCAATGGGATGGAGTTCCTGGCTTCCAAAAAT TGTGTGCATCGTGACCTGGCTGCCAGGAATGTCCTCATCTGTGAGGGGAAGCTGGTGAAGATCTGTGACTTTGGCCTGGCAAGGGACATCATGAGGGATTCCAACTATATCTCCAAAGGCAGT ACCTTCTTGCCCCTTAAGTGGATGGCTCCGGAGAGCATCTTCAACAACCTTTACACCACCCTGAGTGATGTGTGGTCTTTTGGGATTCTTCTTTGGGAAATATTCACTCTAG GAGGGACTCCATACCCTGAGCTGCCTATGAATGAACAGTTCTACAATGCCATCAAACGTGGCTATCGCATGTCCAAACCCACCCATGCCTCTGATGAAAT CTACAACATCATGCAGAAGTGCTGGGAGGAGAAGTTTGAGATCAGGCCATCCTTCTCACAGCTGGTGGTGCTTATGGGAAACCTCCTGGTGGATTGCTACAGAAAG AGGTACCAGCAGGTGGATGAAGAGTTCATGAAGAGTGACCACCCCGCTGTTGTCCGCACCAGACCCACGATCCCTGTGCTGAACAACGCCCGCCTTGCTGCcggctcccccagcagcagcaccctgtACACAGCCGTGCACCAGAACGGGGGCGAGAACGATTACATCATCCCCCTGCCCGACCCCAAACCTGAGGCAAGCTGTGACCTCCCTCAGGAGGCCTCCATCAGCCGGGCCAG CTCCATGCTGAACGAGGCCAACACATCATCTACAATATCCTGTGACAGCCCTCTGGGCCTCCAGCAGGACGAGGAGCAGGA
- the PDGFRB gene encoding platelet-derived growth factor receptor beta isoform X2, whose translation MLCPTLKTCLWILILPGLLEVTFGDSRLHIEPRDTELVLSLHSTFSLLCYGDRELVWEREGQPLAASLEHRDGVFVSNLTLRNVTGHHTGEYACTYSPERAPEPAERRALYIYVPDPSLVFLPVTSEEFFIFITGYTEAVIPCRVTNPQMQVTLYEKKVENPIPATYDPQQGFKGFFEDKTYFCRTFVDDQEVDSDTFYVYRIQVSSVNVSISAVQTMVRQGENVTVMCTVSGNELVNFNWDYPRKQAGKTVEPVTDFLPGSTHEIRSILIIQNAELEDSGTYVCNVSEGYHEKTDRKDITVQVIERGFVRFHTHLPSTMYAEVHKSHIIQVEVEAYPQPSIEWLKNNKTLTMKSSSMSITSRNLSETWYQTALVLVRVKQEEGGFYTIRASNEDDEQELSFHLQINVPAKVVDLKENSSASSGEQTVTCSAEGMPQPEISWSTCSDIKWCSTKGQPTRLLGNESAEIGVQTNASYHAERQLYRVNSTLQLHRVHEPLLLRCTVHNFLGTSSQDITLVPHALPFKVVIISVILALLVLTVISLIILIVLWQKKPRYEIRWKVIESVSSDGHEYIYVDPMQLPYDSTWEVPRDKLVLGRTLGSGAFGRVVEATAHGLSHSRSTMKVAVKMLKSTARSSEKQALMSELKIMSHLGPHLNIVNLLGACTKGGPIYIITEYCRYGDLVDYLHRNKHTFLQSCGDKARREAELYGNTPKEDLVHSHLSVSVESDGGYMDMSKDDSLDYVPMSDMKGEVKYADIESSNYGTPYELDSYSPSAPERTDRVTLINESPLLSYMDLVGFSFQVANGMEFLASKNCVHRDLAARNVLICEGKLVKICDFGLARDIMRDSNYISKGSTFLPLKWMAPESIFNNLYTTLSDVWSFGILLWEIFTLVK comes from the exons GTCTGCTGGAGGTAAcgtttggggacagcaggctGCACATCGAACCCAGGGACACCGAGCTTGTCCTCAGCCTCCACAGCACCTTCTCCCTCCTGTGCTACGGGGACAGAGAGCTGGTGTGGGAACGGGAGGGGCAGCCCCTCGCAGCCTcgctggagcacagggatggtgtTTTTGTCAGCAATCTCACCCTCAGGAACGTGACAGGCCATCACACTGGGGAGTACGCGTGCACCTACAGCCCCGAGCGGGCTCCAGAGCCAGCGGAGAGGAGAGCCCTCTACATCTACGTTCCAG ATCCCTCTCTGGTTTTCCTCCCTGTCACCTCTGAAGagttcttcatcttcatcacgGGCTACACAGAGGCTGTCATCCCATGCCGTGTGACCAACCCACAGATGCAGGTCACCCTCTATGAGAAGAAGGTGGAGAACCCCATCCCAGCTACCTATGATCCACAACAGGGATTTAAAGGCTTCTTTGAGGATAAAACCTATTTCTGCCGGACATTTGTGGATGACCAGGAGGTGGATTCAGACACTTTCTACGTCTACAGGATTCAGG TGTCATCCGTGAACGTCTCCATCAGCGCGGTGCAGACCATGGTGCGCCAGGGTGAAAACGTCACCGTGATGTGCACCGTGAGCGGCAACGAGCTGGTCAACTTCAACTGGGATTATCCCCGCAAGCAA GCAGGGAAGACTGTGGAGCCAGTGACTGACTTCCTGCCTGGATCCACTCATGAGATCCGCTCCATCCTCATCATCCAgaatgcagagctggaggacAGTGGGACCTATGTCTGCAATGTCTCTGAGGGCTACCATGAGAAAACAGACCGGAAAGACATCACTGTCCAAGTGATCG AGCGTGGCTTTGTGCGCTTCCACACCCACCTGCCCAGCACGATGTACGCTGAGGTCCACAAGAGCCACATTATCCAGGTGGAAGTGGAGGCTTATCCCCAACCCAGCATTGAGTGGCTGAAGAACAACAAGACATTGACcatgaagagcagcagcatgaGTATCACCAGCAGGAACCTGTCAGAAACCTG GTACCAGACAGCTCTGGTGCTGGTGCGGGTGAAACAGGAAGAAGGAGGATTTTACACCATTCGGGCTTCCAATGAGGATGATGAGCAGGAGCTCTCCTTTCATCTGCAGATAAATG TGCCAGCTAAAGTGGTGGATCTCAAGGAgaacagcagtgccagcagtggggagcagaCTGTAACATGCTCTGCTGAAGGCATGCCCCAGCCAGAGATCAGCTGGTCTACTTGCAGCGACATCAAATG GTGCAGCACCAAGGGCCAGCCCACCCGGCTGCTGGGGAACGAGTCGGCCGAGATCGGCGTGCAGACCAACGCCTCGTACCACGCCGAGCGGCAGCTCTACCGCGTCAACAgcaccctgcagctgcacagggtgCACGAGCCCCTGCTCCTCAGGTGCACCGTGCACAACTTCCTGGGCACCAGCTCCCAGGACATCACTCTGGTCCCACACG CCTTGCCATTCAAGGTGGTCATCATTTCTGtcatcctggccctgctggtccTCACTGTGATCTCCCTGATCATCCTGATCGTGCTGTGGCAGAAG AAACCTCGTTATGAAATCCGCTGGAAGGTGATTGAGTCCGTCAGCTCTGATGGGCACGAGTACATCTACGTGGATCCCATGCAGCTCCCTTATGACTCCACCTGGGAGGTGCCCAGGGACAAGCTGGTGTTAG GACGCACTCTTGGCTCTGGTGCCTTTGGTCGTGTGGTGGAGGCAACAGCCCATGGCCTGAGCCACTCACGGTCCACCATGAAAGTGGCAGTCAAAATGCTCAAGT CCACAGCCCGCAGCAGTGAGAAGCAAGCCCTCATGTCCGAGCTGAAGATCATGAGCCACCTGGGACCTCACCTCAACATTGTCAACTTGCTGGGGGCCTGCACCAAAGGAG GACCCATCTACATCATCACCGAGTACTGCCGCTACGGGGACCTGGTGGATTACCTGCACCGCAACAAGCACACCTTCCTGCAGTCCTGCGGGGACAAGGCACGGCGGGAGGCGGAGCTCTACGGGAACACGCCCAAGGAGGACCTTGTGCACAG CCACCTCTCCGTGTCTGTCGAGAGTGATGGGGgctacatggacatgagcaAGGACGACTCCCTGGACTATGTGCCCATGTCTGACATGAAGGGTGAAGTCAAGTACGCTGACATCGAGTCCTCTAACTATGGCACCCCCTATGAGCTGGACAGCTACTCCCCCTCAG CTCCTGAAAGGACAGACCGGGTGACACTGATAAATGAGTCTCCACTCCTCAGCTACATGGACTTGGTGGGCTTCAGCTTCCAGGTGGCCAATGGGATGGAGTTCCTGGCTTCCAAAAAT TGTGTGCATCGTGACCTGGCTGCCAGGAATGTCCTCATCTGTGAGGGGAAGCTGGTGAAGATCTGTGACTTTGGCCTGGCAAGGGACATCATGAGGGATTCCAACTATATCTCCAAAGGCAGT ACCTTCTTGCCCCTTAAGTGGATGGCTCCGGAGAGCATCTTCAACAACCTTTACACCACCCTGAGTGATGTGTGGTCTTTTGGGATTCTTCTTTGGGAAATATTCACTCTAG TGAAATGA